The following coding sequences lie in one Candidatus Aramenus sp. CH1 genomic window:
- a CDS encoding ABC transporter ATP-binding protein → MLSVEVRDLWKVYKNKVEALKGVTFSVNQGEVFSLLGPNGAGKSTTIKVISCVLKPTKGTVNVLGHDVPGECNTVRGLIGIMPQEFQGFSDLTVEDNVSYFASLYNRRVDVEDVLERLDLIKYKNKKFKELSGGYKRRVAIACALAGDSKIVSLDEPTVGLDPRSRRSIWEIVKGLRESGTTVLLTTHYLDEAQMLSDRVAIIFDGKIVKTGTPEDIMREFKKESLEEAYLALMESLGEV, encoded by the coding sequence ATGCTAAGCGTCGAAGTCAGGGACTTGTGGAAGGTATATAAGAACAAGGTGGAGGCCCTCAAGGGCGTTACCTTCTCGGTCAACCAAGGCGAGGTGTTCTCGCTACTGGGCCCAAACGGGGCTGGTAAGAGCACTACCATTAAGGTGATCTCATGCGTACTAAAGCCGACTAAGGGGACTGTCAATGTTCTTGGCCACGACGTCCCTGGGGAGTGCAATACTGTGAGGGGCTTAATAGGGATAATGCCCCAGGAGTTCCAGGGGTTCTCTGACCTCACGGTGGAGGACAACGTCAGCTACTTCGCTAGCTTGTACAATAGGAGGGTCGACGTAGAAGACGTGTTGGAGAGGCTCGACTTGATCAAGTACAAGAACAAGAAGTTCAAGGAGCTATCTGGGGGCTACAAGAGGAGGGTTGCCATAGCTTGCGCCTTGGCTGGGGACTCAAAAATCGTCTCCCTTGACGAGCCCACGGTAGGGCTTGACCCCAGGTCCAGGAGGTCCATCTGGGAGATTGTAAAGGGACTCAGAGAAAGCGGTACGACCGTCCTCCTCACCACCCACTACTTGGACGAAGCCCAAATGCTGTCTGACAGGGTAGCGATAATATTCGACGGGAAGATAGTCAAAACTGGTACCCCGGAGGACATAATGAGAGAGTTCAAAAAGGAGAGTCTAGAGGAGGCTTACCTGGCTTTAATGGAAAGCTTAGGCGAGGTATGA